A stretch of the Candidatus Jettenia sp. AMX2 genome encodes the following:
- a CDS encoding DUF475 domain-containing protein — protein sequence MNNVRYFTWSFFVTIAGLIGAFFIGGSHAVFIVTVLCILEISLSFDNAVVNAKVLKDLDEIWRRRFLTWGMLIAVFGMRLTFPLLIVGIVANLGLLETLNLAMNNPDEYSKHLHDAHYMISAFGGSFLMMIGLKYFFDVEKDVHWISVIEKPLSKFSKIEAVEIAIVMVLLWITTNFIPQAVKAEFVIAGMLGLIMYVAVDGFGSFMEQYTGRLAIKQHAISTTAKNGLALFLYLQVLDASFSFDGVIGAFAISNNLFIIAIGLGVGAMFVRSLTIMMVNKGTLSEYRYLEHGAFYAILILAGIMFLKTFVEVPEVVTGLLSAGFIGLAFLSSVKSANKGIC from the coding sequence ATGAATAACGTCAGATATTTTACCTGGTCATTTTTTGTAACAATCGCCGGTTTAATTGGAGCATTTTTTATCGGAGGATCGCATGCGGTATTCATTGTTACGGTACTATGCATTCTGGAAATTTCGCTATCATTTGACAATGCTGTTGTCAATGCCAAAGTGCTCAAAGACCTGGATGAGATTTGGCGAAGACGATTTCTCACATGGGGCATGCTCATAGCTGTTTTTGGAATGCGATTAACATTCCCCCTTCTGATAGTCGGTATAGTGGCTAATTTGGGTCTGTTAGAAACCCTTAACTTAGCTATGAACAATCCGGACGAGTATTCAAAACACTTACATGATGCTCATTATATGATCTCAGCTTTCGGTGGTTCATTTTTAATGATGATTGGCCTTAAGTATTTTTTTGACGTTGAAAAAGATGTTCACTGGATTAGTGTAATAGAAAAACCCTTATCAAAATTCAGTAAGATCGAAGCAGTAGAAATTGCAATCGTTATGGTATTATTATGGATAACTACCAATTTTATTCCGCAAGCAGTAAAGGCTGAGTTTGTAATAGCCGGCATGCTAGGACTTATAATGTATGTAGCAGTTGACGGATTTGGTTCATTTATGGAACAATATACGGGAAGGCTGGCTATTAAACAGCATGCAATTAGCACTACAGCAAAAAACGGATTGGCATTATTTTTATATTTGCAAGTACTTGATGCGTCATTCAGTTTTGATGGAGTAATTGGTGCATTTGCAATTAGTAACAACCTGTTTATAATTGCAATCGGACTCGGTGTCGGAGCAATGTTTGTCCGTTCCCTGACGATAATGATGGTCAATAAAGGTACATTGTCAGAATATCGATACTTAGAACACGGAGCGTTTTATGCGATACTTATATTGGCCGGCATTATGTTCCTGAAAACCTTTGTCGAAGTACCGGAAGTAGTAACGGGGTTACTGAGTGCCGGATTCATTGGATTGGCCTTTTTATCATCAGTCAAATCCGCTAATAAAGGAATTTGTTAA
- a CDS encoding multiheme c-type cytochrome, whose amino-acid sequence MEKPAGETAACLACHAIAENRCDGCHTRHRFSAAEARKPTSCGVCHSGPEQYEYEMYMQSYHGMVYQGEGQMWDWTKPLNAKNYVVPTCAYCHMPDGEHNVTRMSTVYTYMGTSLVDRGAYRYKAARDAWINTCKGCHSQRFAKDHLEAMDEAVKLSFTKYREAMGIVMNLYKDNMIDPMPGDLAPDSRGHNIFSLLPGKGEMRKYNVSNIERLTCEMLVDIIGGIYKAKSHNAYYSPVYGYWEWAQDRWLIQIKDEASKMKRFAEIEEKIGVEHAAYPFWRHGEYTDMLLGWKRKEWGE is encoded by the coding sequence ATGGAAAAACCTGCCGGGGAGACAGCCGCTTGTCTTGCCTGTCATGCTATTGCAGAGAACCGTTGTGATGGCTGTCATACACGGCATCGTTTCTCAGCGGCCGAGGCCAGGAAACCTACTAGCTGTGGTGTATGCCATTCGGGTCCGGAACAATATGAGTATGAGATGTACATGCAGTCGTATCATGGTATGGTTTATCAGGGAGAAGGACAGATGTGGGATTGGACAAAACCATTGAATGCTAAAAATTATGTAGTTCCAACATGTGCATACTGCCATATGCCCGATGGAGAACATAATGTTACCAGGATGTCCACGGTCTATACTTATATGGGTACTTCCCTTGTGGATCGGGGGGCTTATCGTTACAAGGCAGCGAGGGATGCATGGATTAATACCTGTAAAGGCTGTCATTCCCAAAGGTTTGCCAAAGACCATCTGGAGGCTATGGATGAGGCTGTCAAATTGAGCTTCACAAAGTACCGTGAGGCAATGGGTATTGTAATGAATCTGTATAAGGATAATATGATCGATCCCATGCCCGGTGATCTTGCCCCTGATTCCCGTGGTCACAATATCTTTAGCCTATTACCCGGCAAAGGTGAGATGCGGAAATATAACGTTTCGAATATAGAGAGATTGACTTGCGAAATGTTGGTTGACATTATTGGAGGCATTTACAAAGCAAAATCCCATAATGCCTATTACAGCCCTGTTTATGGATATTGGGAATGGGCACAGGACCGCTGGCTTATTCAGATTAAAGATGAAGCCAGCAAGATGAAACGCTTCGCAGAAATTGAAGAAAAAATAGGCGTTGAACATGCCGCATATCCTTTCTGGAGACATGGAGAATATACGGATATGTTATTGGGATGGAAAAGGAAAGAATGGGGGGAATAA
- the gcvH gene encoding glycine cleavage system protein GcvH: MKIPDGLFYTKTHEWVSRINDKEIVVGITDLAQKQLKDIVFVELPSPGKVLKAGAPCAVVESVKAAYDIYAPVSGKVTKINQKVHENPQLVNEDPYGEGWFFQMEISNKEEFANLLDPDQYRTIAAAAE, translated from the coding sequence GTGAAGATACCGGATGGCCTATTTTACACAAAAACCCATGAATGGGTAAGCAGGATAAACGACAAAGAGATCGTTGTAGGTATCACTGATCTTGCTCAGAAACAGCTCAAAGATATTGTTTTTGTCGAATTGCCTTCTCCAGGTAAAGTATTAAAGGCAGGTGCACCATGTGCTGTTGTGGAGTCTGTGAAGGCTGCATATGATATTTATGCTCCGGTCTCCGGTAAGGTTACCAAAATTAACCAAAAGGTTCACGAGAATCCACAGCTTGTAAATGAAGACCCTTACGGTGAAGGGTGGTTTTTCCAAATGGAAATATCGAATAAAGAGGAGTTTGCCAATCTATTAGATCCGGATCAATACAGGACAATTGCCGCTGCTGCTGAATAA
- the gcvT gene encoding glycine cleavage system aminomethyltransferase GcvT translates to MKKTPLYNVHRKLNATMVPFHDYLMPLQYDTIINEHHCVRRNAGLFDISHMGRIEISGDKAFPFIQEIITNNAGRLTEKQALYTPVCNEQGGIIDDILIYKWHERRFSMVVNCGNREKDFLWLQNHSQKYQPLEIKDMTDSLSLLAIQGPLSSQILETALNCKLDSLKRFYFDNFTMGGMQLTVSRTGYTGEDGFEIFVDAKQVEELWNYFLVEYKQNGLRPIGLGARDTLRLEACFLLYGNDIDETITPLETTIGWTVKFDKDYFIGRESLLKQKEKGVERKMVGFEMADRGIPRHGNYVKKGNDIIGKVTSGSFSPSTNKCIGLCLVKNPYARVGEEFLVQIRDKLYNARGVEIPFYSKVKKTGSS, encoded by the coding sequence ATGAAAAAAACGCCACTTTATAACGTCCATCGTAAACTTAATGCAACGATGGTTCCTTTTCATGACTATTTAATGCCTCTGCAATATGATACAATCATCAATGAGCATCATTGTGTCAGAAGGAATGCCGGTCTTTTTGATATATCCCATATGGGAAGAATTGAAATTTCAGGAGACAAGGCATTCCCGTTCATCCAGGAGATTATTACGAACAATGCGGGTAGGCTTACAGAAAAACAAGCGCTCTATACCCCCGTCTGTAATGAACAAGGTGGTATAATAGACGATATTCTCATATATAAATGGCACGAGAGGCGTTTTTCGATGGTTGTTAATTGTGGGAATAGAGAAAAAGATTTTTTATGGCTGCAAAATCATTCACAAAAGTATCAGCCATTGGAAATAAAGGATATGACTGATAGCTTATCTCTTCTTGCAATACAAGGTCCTTTATCAAGTCAGATACTTGAAACCGCACTCAATTGTAAACTTGATTCCTTAAAACGTTTTTATTTTGATAATTTTACCATGGGGGGCATGCAGCTAACTGTTTCTCGTACCGGATATACGGGGGAAGATGGTTTTGAGATATTTGTGGATGCAAAACAGGTGGAGGAATTATGGAATTATTTTCTGGTAGAATATAAGCAGAATGGCCTGAGACCAATAGGTCTTGGTGCGAGGGATACATTACGGCTAGAGGCATGTTTCCTCCTGTACGGGAACGATATAGATGAAACAATAACCCCTCTTGAAACAACTATCGGTTGGACCGTGAAGTTTGATAAGGATTATTTTATAGGCAGGGAATCCTTGTTAAAACAGAAAGAGAAGGGAGTCGAAAGAAAAATGGTTGGGTTTGAAATGGCAGACCGGGGTATTCCCCGTCACGGAAACTATGTAAAGAAAGGAAATGATATTATCGGCAAGGTTACCAGCGGATCCTTTAGCCCCTCTACAAACAAATGTATTGGCTTATGTCTTGTTAAAAATCCTTATGCAAGGGTAGGGGAGGAGTTTCTTGTTCAGATCAGGGATAAGTTGTATAATGCACGTGGAGTAGAAATTCCATTTTATAGTAAGGTTAAAAAAACAGGCTCTTCTTAA
- a CDS encoding YkgJ family cysteine cluster protein: MIELISKFEAKKIDRFLQKINQMAMRIDIFCSALLLQTWRRLYYIFNKREVYSSLEKRKGNCMRCGRCCHASFRCQHLAYDENGLSLCKIYDRKPHMCSLYPYNESDFFYHIRSTCGYKY; encoded by the coding sequence ATGATAGAACTAATCAGTAAATTTGAAGCAAAGAAGATTGACCGTTTTCTACAAAAGATTAATCAGATGGCAATGAGGATTGACATATTTTGTTCTGCCCTTCTGCTTCAGACATGGAGAAGGCTTTATTACATTTTTAACAAGCGTGAAGTGTATAGCTCTTTGGAAAAAAGAAAAGGAAACTGCATGCGGTGCGGACGTTGCTGCCATGCCTCATTCAGATGCCAGCATCTCGCATACGATGAGAATGGACTCTCCCTATGTAAGATATATGATAGAAAGCCACATATGTGTTCACTTTATCCCTATAATGAGAGTGATTTTTTCTATCATATCAGGTCAACATGCGGCTATAAGTATTAA
- a CDS encoding Clp1/GlmU family protein produces the protein MDNICIPPEWKQAAEKIKYNTKICIVLGRTDSGKSTLCKFLVHHWTSSGIRVGYVDSDLGQSTIGQPATVAVKIFSNPPKPDEYLHFTSFHFVGNTSPEGFLLQTLHAIKLTVEKSHQYGAEITLVDTTGFVDGPVARILKLYKIEMLKPQWIIALQKKEEIEHLLKGYEKMGREVIRLACSKMVVTRSQVERLDYRNQKYKDYFKEAKPVVCSIHKVAFPFCILGTGQRVFPHELPEKIQGKIAINYPYLEKCGSELLIIADRPDEELPFCELKKIFGVTSVVFIDKSEIKNLLVGLNDDNNNTLGLGVIVDLNPQSNKLTLFTPVLNTDGIGEVHLGAIKIVEGKREGGRLRVLQYL, from the coding sequence ATGGACAATATTTGTATTCCTCCGGAGTGGAAACAGGCTGCTGAGAAGATAAAATATAATACAAAGATATGTATTGTTCTTGGGAGGACCGATAGTGGAAAGAGTACGCTGTGCAAATTCCTGGTTCATCACTGGACATCTTCGGGAATACGTGTTGGGTATGTTGATAGTGATTTAGGACAATCAACTATTGGCCAGCCTGCTACGGTAGCAGTAAAGATTTTTAGCAACCCCCCAAAACCAGATGAATATTTACATTTTACCAGTTTTCACTTTGTAGGGAATACCTCCCCGGAAGGCTTTTTATTACAAACCCTCCATGCAATAAAATTGACTGTTGAGAAATCACATCAATACGGTGCAGAAATTACTCTGGTGGATACAACAGGCTTTGTTGATGGTCCCGTTGCCCGCATTCTTAAATTATATAAGATAGAAATGCTCAAACCTCAGTGGATTATTGCCTTACAAAAGAAAGAGGAAATAGAACATCTTTTAAAGGGATACGAAAAAATGGGCAGGGAAGTGATCCGCCTTGCATGTTCAAAAATGGTAGTAACAAGATCCCAGGTAGAAAGGTTGGATTACAGAAATCAAAAATACAAGGATTATTTTAAAGAGGCAAAGCCGGTAGTGTGTTCCATACACAAGGTCGCATTCCCATTCTGTATTTTAGGTACTGGACAACGGGTGTTTCCTCATGAGTTGCCTGAGAAGATTCAGGGTAAGATTGCTATAAATTATCCCTATCTGGAAAAATGCGGATCAGAACTTTTAATAATAGCTGACCGGCCTGATGAAGAATTGCCTTTCTGTGAACTTAAAAAAATATTTGGAGTTACTTCAGTGGTATTTATTGATAAATCTGAAATAAAAAATCTTCTTGTTGGTCTGAATGATGATAACAATAACACCCTTGGTCTTGGAGTGATTGTTGACTTGAACCCACAAAGCAACAAACTAACTCTTTTTACACCAGTACTGAATACCGATGGGATAGGAGAAGTACACCTTGGTGCTATAAAGATTGTGGAGGGGAAAAGGGAGGGGGGCAGGTTGAGGGTTCTCCAGTACCTATAG